The sequence below is a genomic window from Schistocerca gregaria isolate iqSchGreg1 chromosome 5, iqSchGreg1.2, whole genome shotgun sequence.
tgttattcaatctgtatattgagcaagcagtaaaggaaacaaaagaaaaattcggagtaggtattaaaatccatggagaagaaataaaaactttgaggttcaccgatgacattgtaattctgtcagagacagcaagggacttggaagagcagtcgaatggaatggacagtgtcttgagaggagtatataagattaacatcaacaaaagcaaaacgaggataatggaatgttgttgaattaagttgggtgatgctgagggaattaaattaggaaatgagacacttaaagtagtaaaggagttttgctatttggggagcaaaataactgatgatggtcgaagtagagaggatataaaatgtagactggcgatggcaaggaaagcgtttctgaagaagagaaatttgttaacatcgagtatagatttaagtgtcaggaagtcatttctgaaaatatttgtatggagtgtagccatgtatggaagtgaaacatggacgataaatagtttggacaagaagagaatagaagctttcgaaatgtggtgctacagaagaatgttgaagattagatgggtagatcacataactaatgaggaaatactgaataggattggagagaagagaagtttgtggcacaacttgaccagaagaagggatcggttggtaggacatgttctgaggcatcaagggatcaccaatttgatattggagggctgcgtggagggtaaaaatcgtagagggagaccaagagatgaatacactaagcagattcagaaggatgtaggttgcagtaggtactgggagatgaagaagctagcacagtatagagtagcatggagagctgcatcaaaccagtctcaggactgaagaccgcaacaacaacaaggagATACTTATTATATTTTTGCTTTCCAAGCATTAGTAAATTATCAAGATACATGAATTATGAAACAAATGTAAAAGAAGCCGATCAtaactgattcagtgacataagctacaatgTCTTGATGAAGAAATACTTTTGAATATGCATATAGGCATATAGTCGAGGTGGTTGACAGTCTGCTGTGTGAACACTTTCAGAATCTGGATCGGCCACGGTCACTGCTGGCGTCGCAATGAGATAACAACTGCACGATCTATTGTGTGGTTACCTCCACCTTTGCCGCCAGAGCGTCGTAGTCATGTGATATGTGATATGTGGTTTATTCGTCTCATTccatacaattttcaaatcatttgatttgatgtacaggagacatgtcaaggtttacaaaagaaacttttttcacttttttaagagaaatacaaatgtttacattacattttacatttctaaattacatatacataaaataataagtgtaatacaatccctgtgttcagattgtgaagctgtcctcaatgaattcatcgacagaataataacacttttccaccagaggagtaaagagcaatcttttcagtgaacccatttccattttaaatatattactgccttttattttattgaaaatttttaaccccatatactctggcattttggcataaagttttaaacgatgtgttggaagtttgaagttatctctgtggcgagtgctgtagttgtggtcaaaatggaaagtgtctagtgtatgttgatttctatataggaacaccaccatctcatatatgtaaagtgaggggatagatagtatttttaaatttttttacagtggTCGACAGGATTCCCATTCTTTTGCAACACAcatgtttctaattactttcttttgtaatactaggagcctagtgacatttgctgaatttccccagaagattgtgccataacgaataactgactcaaagtagcagtgataaacTATTTTTCTGGTACccatgtttgtggcacctgacaaagtacacattgcaaatgctaagttgttcagtttatttgctaagaaatctatgtgtaccttccaatttaaatttttgtcaagatttaggcctaagaacttcacgtggtttgcttctgtgatatcctgatcattgcaagttatctgtatttcactcctttctactgatttagcttcaaattgcatcattttggttttagttacatttagttttagtccattttggtagaaccaagattcaagtttttctaaagtatttttggctttttctggaatattttcagataccgtattttcaattagaactgatgtatcatcagcaaataagactgaatgaacATCAATAGCAAGTGGTAGGTCATTTACGTAAAAACGAAACAGATAGGGACTCAATatcgaaccttgtgggactccttggggaactgttttccagtctgatgaataattggttccatttgaagttaaaattactctcctacctgacaggtaagagttaaaccattttaaagcagtgtcTCTGATTCCAtatatctgtaatttgtggaggagtAATGCATGGTTCACTGAATCAAAAGCTTTAGTCAGATCACAGAATACACCTGTGACCTTTCTAACTTTATCTAACGTGGAGCATATTTTTTGGATAAACTAATTTATAGCATTCACAGTGCTTTTGCCCTGTTGGAGTCCGAACtggttttaaaaaattatatcatttaatGTAAggaagttattaatttgttttgctgcaatcttttcaaacactttagagaaGACCGGCAAGAGAGAGATAGGGCGGTAATTCCCCATATCTTCGGTcgatcctttcttgaatagaggtttgatctcaccatatttcaatacccctggaaagcatccctgttcaaaagattgattTGTAACAGTTGACAGTGGTTGGGAAATAATATCGTACACATACTTGATTACagatgttgttatttcatcccaccaatgtgaggttttgttttttagagacaatatttccttttccacatccctctGGGTGATTCCTTCCAATTGTTTAAAAGATGTGTTCTGGCTGTTTTCGAAATTTGTGATGCCCTGGTAGAATGTCATATCCACATTCGATCTTACTACatttaggaagaattcattgaaacaacttgacatctgaacagggtttactataatttcattttcatgtctaaTTTTCGAAATCTCATGAATTTTTACTTTGGCTCCTAGTTCGCActtttgtcttatttctgtgttcttgtatgaatttattatttgccattttttttaGCTGCCACTACAACTTTCCTAAATACAGGTTTATACTGTTTGACATAAATAACTAAATCtggatttctgtttgattttaactcattgtggagctctctctttctggcacttgagatttttattcctgttgtacTCCATTTGAATTTACCATTAACTTTCTTTTGCTTATATCTACAAGGAAATGATTCATTAAATACCTCTAAGAAACAATTTAAGAATTTGTCATAGTTTACTGAGCTTGAACTATTGTAGTCTACAGGCCAGCTTATTATACTTAATTTACTGCGGAATAAATCCATTTTACTTACACTGAGATCCCTTTTTATacacacttctggaggcttcaggtTTTTTCCCTTTGGGAGCTCAATAAACAGAGCTGAGTCATCTAAAATACCCAAGTCTAAGCAGTATTTGTGCTTATTTCCACTGTCAAATTTGTAGTTAGTAATAATATTATCAATGCAGGTCACTGATCTGCTGTTTTCCCTAGTGCCTTCAGAAAAACTTAGCTTGAAACCAGATTTCTGAATAAAGTCACGAAATTTTGTGGAATCATTTGCTTTCAACTAAGACATTTAAGTTGAAGTCTGCTGCTATAAcaactttttttcttactttctttctgGAGTTTTTCCAGGAGGCATTCGAATTTGGCTAAAAACACTTTTGTTACTGCATATCCAGGAATTCTGTAGATTGCTATAACCCGTGTATTCAGATCACTTAGTTCTACAGAGCAACTTTCAAACACgctctcttcatttaaataattaaaactatctcTTACTGTATAACTTACGGAAGAATTGACAAGAATGCAGGAGCCTCCACGAGATTTGCTTATTCTACAAAAGCTAGCAGCTACCTTAAAATTATTAATACTATTTAGTACTTTTATACTATCTTCTGTTAAGCAATGTTCATTTAGGCAGATTATTTCAATATTTACGGATTCTGAAAGCAGAATTTTTAGTTCATCGATTTTTGAGAATTTACGATTTGGTAGTTCTGCCcgtaagccatttatattccagtgcatcaATAGACCATTTTTGCTTTTACTTATTTCACGTGCATCCTTTGTTTGGTAcctaaactttttattttcagtttgaattttttctttgtcaCCCCTATCAGAATGAATTAGTTTCCCTTGCTTCTTAGGACTTTACACACGTCTATGAACATTTTACTAAGGTTCACAGAGCCTAATCTATTCAAGTGCAGGCTGTCTTTTCCCAGACACTTGCAGTTTAACAATTTCTTTGGGTCAATGAATACTGCACCGAGTCTGTTGCACTGTTCCCTAATGCTGGTATTTATCATGTTGATGTAAGTGTCACTTACCGATCTTCGATGAATAATTCCACTAATTACCAGTCTGGATGTTGGGTATACAGTTTTCGCCGATCTAATCAGATTCCGTGTTTCATTCAGGATTTCTTCCTCACTATTACTGCGGAAGGAGTTTGTGCCCTCGTGGATTAAGACACCTCTGTAATCGTCGGTACTTAAAGTTTTGTTACCAGTTTCGCCCGTGTTTCTTTTGGTGGACTATACATTCTTAAAATATTTGTTGAGTTGATGCGATCGGATTCCAGGTCGTACATCGACCTTGCAGTCCGGCAcaataacattttttaatataGAATCACCTATTAACAGAAAATCGTTTTGTCATGTTTTTTGTTCGTGTGCGATACTGAGGTAAATGTTCTTGCGCACTGCAGAGTTGTTACACTGATAGACGCCGATAATATAGTGTCTCGCACCTCGTCTGATAGCTCTACCACTGCGTCTAAAGGCATGTCAGATTGCGACGTGAGGATTGGTTCAATGGCGGGTGGCAACTGAGTAATCCATGTGGTTCTCAGCAGGCTGTCCAGTACTGGACCAGCGTCAATCTTGCTTCGCAAATGCTGCAAGTACTGGGATGGTTTGCAATCCCCGATGTCTTTCTGCATCAGGTCTTGACAATTAAACAAATTATAATGTAGCCATTTCTGGACCTTTTTGCGAGACTGTTTCACTATTTTCATTGAATTTTAGTTGGCCACCTGTCGAAACCAGTAAAGCTGTTCTCATAGCAGGGGACGTGACCGGCTCAGCACAGCTTGCCGAAAGTTTGGCGGCGTTGGCGATAGACCACCGTGTTGTTTCGTTGTTCACGCACTACACGTGAAAtggaaaaattgaattttatagaATATTAATGAGCATTATTTGCGTGAACTATATTGGTATGTTAATTACACGGAACATTTTATTGGATGTCTTTTTTCCGCAGTGTTGGCAGTGGTGGGGTACAGTGTAGTTAGTGGTGGGGACATGTATGTTTATTGCTTACGATAAAAATGAAAGTCAGTGAGTAACCTACTTTTCGTCCAGAACTACTGTAAACCCACGTAGTTCTCGGAAACACATATTATTGGAATTTGCCTTTCCACTTACGTAATTGTTGTTTGTAATGGAGCATGACAGAGCAAAGAAATTATGTTTGAATGTGTGACAGGAGGATGTTGTATGCGCAAGTACGTTGCCTGCAAAACTGTGTAGGCTGTTATCGTGGATTTTCACGTGTACGTCAAGAAATACTTGTGAAACGGTGCTTATCGGTCATGGCGAAAAGTAGATTCGAGTATGTAAAAAAATTTGAAGCGAATGACAGTTGTCTGCCGAACTGCTGGATAGTGGTTAGAATTGATGGGAAAGATTTTCACAGGTTTACGGATGCTCATGGTTACGAAAAACCTAACGATGTTCGAGGACTGAATCTTATGACTGAAGCGGCAACTTATGTAATGAATCAGTGGAAAGAAATATGTATAGCTTATGGACAAAGTGATGAGTACAGCTTTGTCTTTAGGAAAGACACCACGTTGTTCAATCGCAGATCTTCAAAGCTTATGAGCATCGTAAATAGTTTATTTTCGTCGGCATTTGTTTACAATTGGGGAAAATGTTTTGGTTCAGTTCCATTACAGTACCCACCTTCATTCGACGCACGGGTTGTGCTGTATCCGTCCGACGATAATCTTAAAGATTATTTGAGTTGGAGACAGGCAGATGTTCATGTGAATAACCTGTATAACACTGCTTTCTGGTCACTCGTATTAAGAAAGGGGATGACTAATACAGAGGTACTTAACGTTAAAAGTTGTTTGAATCTGAAAATGTATTTTAACTGTTGTACAAGCCTTACATGGGCGTCGATTTCCTTTTGTCCACTTGTAGAAATATGatctattttagaatcatttttccaTCCTTTGAAAGTATTTTATTGGTCGTAGATCTTCGTGCAAGCCCTTTGCAGTAATTGCTGTGTTACTAGATTATCAGGAATTAATTATATCCTTACTTGTGTTCCATGAAGTGTTGTGTTACTTAACcatttcattacttctttgtccAATGGTGCCAAATATCTGATAGATAAACATAAAGTGTAGGATTGAGGTGATTGTGCAGTGCATTTGTTAGACGTTGAGTTATCAATCCAGAGATATTATTCCTATTGAACCTGCAAGGTGTGGATGAGCAGCTCATGAATTGTTAAATATAATGATTATCTCCCCCCACATGGAGCTCAACATGGCTTTCACCCCTGATTATGCTTTTTGTACCTTAAAAGTGCCAAGTTACATTTtggcttatttatttatccatctctAAGCATTAATAAATGCTGGGTCCACACATGGTTTCAGTGTTAAATTATATTGTTCTCTTACACCAGTATGATGGTTAGATTCTTAATAGAATAAACTTTCAGGGAACTAAACTGTTCATCGATTACCACGAAAAAATCCTTTTTTTGCTATCAGTGCTGTTCTTTGACTTAGAGAACAGCATAGCATTGTCAATATTGTGAGCTACATTGACTACCATGAATGccatgatgtttt
It includes:
- the LOC126272897 gene encoding probable tRNA(His) guanylyltransferase isoform X2, which encodes MCDRRMLYAQVRCLQNCVGCYRGFSRVRQEILVKRCLSVMAKSRFEYVKKFEANDSCLPNCWIVVRIDGKDFHRFTDAHGYEKPNDVRGLNLMTEAATYVMNQWKEICIAYGQSDEYSFVFRKDTTLFNRRSSKLMSIVNSLFSSAFVYNWGKCFGSVPLQYPPSFDARVVLYPSDDNLKDYLSWRQADVHVNNLYNTAFWSLVLRKGMTNTEAEERLRGTLTADKNEILYSEFGINYNNEPPMFRKGTVLLRKLIRVEEGGRPRKVVLPFCIDIIGKQFWDENPEILNFRELQIYDSGCESQNSVSREAPKNSVS